The window TGGTCGGCTCGTCGGCGATCAGCACCTGCGGCTTCAGCGACAGCGCGCGGGCGATGCCGACGCGCTGCTTCTGGCCGCCGGACAGCTCGTGCGGGAAGCGGCTGCGGTAGGCGCGCGGCAGTTCGACGCTGTCGAGCAGGCGGTCGACCTCCTTGGAGAGCTCCGCCCCCTTCAGGCCCTTCGCGAGCCGCAGCGGCTCGGCGATCGAGTCGGAGATCTGGAGGCGCGGGTTCAGCGACGACGACGGGTCCTGGAACACGATGCCCACGTTGCGGTGCAGCTTGCGGATCTCGTCGCGGCCGGCGTTGCTGATGTCCTGCCCGGCGACCACGAGCTGGCCCGAGTGGATGGGCAGCAGCCCGATCGCGGCGCGGCCGAGCGTCGTCTTGCCGGAGCCCGACTCGCCCACCAGACCGACGACCTCGCCCTCGTGGATCTTGAGGTCGATGTTGCTCGCGGCGCGGAACGCGGGGACGCGTCCGTGCTTCGGGTACTCGATGGCCACATCCCGGAAGTCGACGACGACCTGGCGCTTGTCCATCTCGGCCTTCTCGTGCTCCGCCTGAGCGGCGCGCTCGTTGGCGCGGATGCGCTCGGTGAACGAGGCGTCGGGGTGCTCGGTCCCGGCGGCGAGGGCGGCCGTCGTATCGATCTCCTCGTCCTCGCGCTGGCCGAGGTGCGGCACGGCGTCGAGGAGCGCGATCGTGTAGGGGTGCTTCGGCTCGGCGAACACGTCGGCGACCGTCCCGGCCTCCACGATGTCGCCCTTGCGCATGACCACGATGTTGTCGGCGAGGTCGGCGACGACGCCCATGTCGTGCGTGATCAGCAGGATCGCGCTGTCGAGGCGGTCGCGGAGGCTGCGCAGCAGTTCCAGGATCTCGGCCTGCACGGTCACGTCGAGCGCGGTGGTCGGCTCGTCGGCGATCAGCAGCTTCGGATCGCACGAGATCGACTGGGCGATCATCGCGCGCTGGCGCTGGCCGCCGGAGAGCTGGTGCGGGTACGAGTTGAATGCCTTCTTCGGGTCCGGCAGCTCGACCATGGCGAGCAGCTCGAGCGCGCGCTCCTTCGCCTCGTGCGGCGACATCCCGAAGTGGATGCGGAGCGTCTCGACGATCTGGAAGCCGACGGTGTAGACGGGGTTCAGCGCCGTCATCGGCTCCTGGAAGATCACGGCGACCTGGCGTCCGCGCACCCGGCGCATCTGCGGCTGGCTGAGCCCGGTGAGCTCGCGCCCGTCGAGCTTGATCGATCCGCGGACGCGCGAGTTCTTCGGCAGGAGGTCGAGGATCGCCATCGAGCTCGCACTCTTGCCGGAGCCGGACTCACCGACGATCGCGAGCACCTCGCCCGCCTTGATCTGGTAGTTCAGGTCCTTCGCGGCGGGCACCCACATGTTGTCCACACCGAAGTCGACGGAGAGGCCGGTCACCTCGAGGACGGGGCCGCCGGTCGCGGCCGTCGCCCGACCCGTTGTGGTCTCGGTCATGATTCGTGGTTCCTTTCGGGGGCGTTCCGGCGGGATGAGAGCATGGACCCATGCCCTACGTCTCCCCCGCCGGACGCGAGGTTTTCGTGTCCCGGTTCAACCGGGTCCTTGCCGTTCTGATCTGGGCGGCCGCTGCCGCCCTGACCGTCGGCCTGCTGGTCAGCGTCCACGACGCCCGGCTGCTCTACATCGTGCCGGTCGCGCTGTTCGCCTTCATCGCCTGGGCCATGCTGTGGCGCCCGCTGCTCGTCGTGGCCGACGAGGGACTGACGCTCGTCAACGTGACGCAGACCGTGAGCATCCCGTGGGAGGCGCTGATCGCCGTCGACACCAAGTACGCGCTCACGCTCTACACGCCGGGCCGCAAGTTCCCGGTGTGGTCCGCGCCCGCTCCCGGGACGACCCGCACGCTCCGCGCGACCCGCACCGAGACGAAGGGCCGCGTCGGCCGGCCGAGCGTCGACGACAGCCTGCGCCGCCCCGGCGACCTGCTGGCCACCGAGTCGGGAGCCGCCGCCGAAGTGGTGCGCCGCCGCTGGGCGGACCTGCAGGAGTCGGGCGCGATCGAGGCCGGACGGGCCGACGAGACGCCGGTCGGCATCCGCTGGCACGTCGCGTCGCTGATCGCGCTGGTGCTGCTCGCGGCCGGCAGCGTCGCCGCCCTGCTCCTGGCCTGAGGCCGGGAGCAGCGCGACGGTGCCGAGCGTCACAGCACGTCCTCCGCGAGGGCTGCTCCCGTGCGCGGCGTACCGCCGTCGCCTTCGCCCTCCTCCGGCTCCTGCTCGCGCATCTTGCGCAGGTTGAACCGGCGGTGGCGCGGGTCGAACGCGTCGCGCAGACCGTCGCCGACGAAGTTGACCAGCAGCGCGAGCGTCACGATGAACGCACCCGGCCACCAGAACAGCCACGGCCGCGTCTGGAACGCCGACTGGTTCGAGCTGATCAGGAGGCCCAGCGACACGTCCGGCGGCTGGATGCCGTAGCCGAGGTACGACAGCGCGGTCTCGAGCAGGATGGCCGAGGCCATGATCAGCGTCGAGGCCACGATGACCACGCCGATGGCGTTGGGCAGGATGTGCTTGAAGATGATCCGGCTGTCCGAGGCGCCGGCTACACGGGCCGCCTCCACGAACTCGCGCTCGCGCAGCGACAGGAACTCGCCGCGCACGAGTCGGGCGATGCCCATCCACGAGAAGAACCCGAGCATGAGCGCCAGGAAGAACGCGCCGAGGCCGCCGAAGATGTGGCCGACGACCGAGCCGATCACCAGCGCCGGGATGACGATGAAGACGTCGGTGATGCGCATCAGGATCGCGTCGACCACGCCGCGGAAGTAGCCCGCGACGGCGCCGACGACGACGCCGACGACGCTCGCGATCAGGCCGAGCACGATCATGACGAGGATCGAGTTCTGGATGCCGCGCATCGTGAGGGCGAAGTAGTCCTTGCCGATGCGGTCCTGGCCGAACGGGTGCTCCCACGTGGGGGCGCCCTGCTGCACCTGGTCGTTCAGCTCGGTGTAGGTGTACTTCCACCAGCCGTGGATCGGGCCGAGGCCGATCGCGGAGATCGAGAAGATCAGGATCAGGATGAACAGGACCGCGCTGGCGACGGCGATCTTGTTCGAGAGGAACCGCTTCCAGATGAGCTTGCCCTGGCTCACGGGCGGAGCCGAAGGGGCCTGCAGCTCGTCGGCGATACGGGTGTCGGTGGACATCAGCGGACCCTCACTCTCGGGTCGAGGGCGGCATACGCGAGGTCTGCCAGGAAGTTGAACAGGATGGCCATCGCCGCGATCACGAGGAAGTACGCCATGACCGGGTTGAGGTCACCGCGGCTGAGGCCCAGGTTGAACAGGGACCCCATGCCGGGGATGGCGAACACCTTCTCGGTGATGATCGCACCACCGAGCAGGGCGCCCACGTCGAAGGCGACGAGGGTCGTGATCGGGATGAGCATGTTGCGGAAGGCGTGCCGCACGACGACGGTGCGCTCGGGGAGGCCCTTGGCGCGCGCGGTGCGGATGAAGTCCTGGTTGAGCACCTCGAGCATCCCGGCCCGCGAGTAGCGCGTGTAGGAGGCGAACGAGATCAGGAGCAGCGCGATCGTCGGCAGCAGCAGGTGCGTGAACGTGTCGAGCCCGGTCACCCACATGTCGCCGTCGAGGCCCGGCGTGGACGAGCCGACGGTCGCGATCGGGCGGCCGTTGGTGTCCTGGAAGTACTGCGGCCAGGCCTGCATGAAGCGGTCGACGATGATGAAGAAGCCGGACACGATCGCCACGATGACGGCGATGCGCATGTTCTGGCCGCGGTCGTACCCGCCGACGAACCAGCCGATCGCCAGGCTCACGATGATCGACACGATCGCGAGGATCACGATGGTACCGACGGTCGAGACGTCGAACAGCGGCTGCAGCGCGAAGTAGCAGACCAGGCTGACCGCGCCGGTGATGCCCGCGGCGATCAGGGCGCGCCGGTTCTGCAGGCCCGAGATCAGCGCCGTGGTGCCGATCACGGTCGCGCCGATGAGGATGATCATCACCACCGGGCCGAGGCCCGGGAAGAGGAACCAGTTCATCACCGACATCAGCAGGAGCACGCCGGCCGTCGCGACGGTGGAGACGACGAAGGTGATGAGCCGCCGTCGCCGGTCGCCGCCGATCAACGACTGCCAGATCAGGCCGGCGACGATGCCGATGATCAGCGCGACCCACCACGGGATGACCGGATGCGCCAGGAAGTTGTTGAAGCCGATGGCCACGAACTCCTTGAGGAGCACCGCCACGAGGAACGCCGGGAGCGAGTACAGGAAGAAGCTGAGGAACGTGACGACGTTGTCGAGTCCGCTGTACTGCCGCAGGGCGGTGACGATGCCGATGGTGACACCGAGGAGGATCGCGAGGATCAGGGCGACCGTGACCAGCTGCACCGTCGAACCGAGCGCCTGCGGGAGGATGTCGGTCACCTTCGCGTTGGAGATGGTGGAACCGAGGTCGCACGCGTTGGCGAACGGGATGAGGCACTTGGCGGCGCCGCCGAGCCAGAGGAGCCAGCGCAGCGGGGGCACCACATCCAGCTGCAGGAGCTGGATGCGCGCGTTGATGAGCTGCGTCTTGTTGGGGGAATTGCTGCTTCGCAGGTCCTGGAGCGGGTCGGCGCTGTAGGCCACCAGCATGTACATCAGGAACGAAGCGGCGATGATGATGAGTACTGAGACCAGGAGGCGCCTCAGGATGAAACTCGCCATAGGTTCAAAACCTTCACTGACAGGACGCGCCGATCGGGGGTGCGGCGGAGGGGGTGCCGCCAGGCGCGTATCTCACGGGGCGGACGGATCGCGTCCACCGACTACATGATACGGGGCGCCGGCCTGAACCGACGCCCCGCCGCAGGAGAGTGCCCGGGGTTCACCCGGGCACTCTCGCTTACGGAGCTGTTACTTCGAGGAGGACGACTTGACGGTCCACTCCCAGAAGTTCCAGAACGGGCCGGACTGCCCGCCGTTGTACTTCACGCCCTGCACGCGCGAGGTGGTCGCGAAGACACCCGGCAGCTGGAAGAGCGGCAGGCCGTACGCGTCGGCGAAGGCCTTCTTGTCGATCTGGTACTCGATCTTCGTCAGCTCATCCTTGTCCAGGGTGGTCTGCGACTTGAGCGCCAGGTCGTTGGTGCCGGTGTAGCGGTTGTAGTTTCCGCCACCCTGCGAGGCGAACACCTGCGGCAGCTGCGTGGTGCCTGCACCCGGGCTGATCCAGCCGAAGAGCGAGGCGTCGTAGTCGCCACCCGGGAGCAGCTTGCTCCAGTCGGGCGAGCCGGCGTCGACGACCTTGATGCCGGCCTTGGCGGCCGAGGCCTGGATCGACTGGAACTCGTCGACACGGTTCGGGTTGTTCGTGTTGTACAGGATGCGCACGGTCGGGGTGGCACCGGCGAGGAGCGCCTTGGCGCCGTCGATGTCGACCTTGCTGTACTTGTCGGAGCCGTTCTGCTTGACGCTGCCCTCGTACTGCTCCTGGTTCGGCAGGAAGATCTGCGAGTCCAGGACCTTGGCCTTCGAGTCGACCGGGGTGACGATCGAGTCGAGGATCTGCTGACGCGGGATCGTCTTCAGGAACGCCTCACGGACCTTCGCGTCGGCGAAGACCGGCGAGCCGAAGTTCAGGTCGAGGTGGTCGTACGACGCCTGCGCACCGGTCAGGATCTTCGCGCTGGTCTGCTTGAGCGCGGTGATCGTGTCGGCGGACGCCTGCGGGTTGATGATGTCGACCTCACCGTTCTGGAGAGCGGTGACCTGGGCGTTCGCGTCCGGGATGATGCGGAACACGATCTTGTCCACGTTCGGCTTGAGACCGCCGGCGTAGTACTTGTTCGGGGTCATCGTGAGCGACTGGCCCGGGGTCCACGACGAGACGACGAACGGGCCGGAGGAGACCAGCAGGTCCTTGTCGGTCGGGAACGCCGTGACGTCGTAGCCGGTGTTGACGAAGTCCGCCGCCTTCTTCAGCGTCGGGTCGGCCGGCGCCGGGTTGGCCGGGTCGCCCTTCGGCAGGCCCTTGAGCAGCTTCGTCAGGTCGGCGGCCGAGGAGAGGCCCGCCTTCTTGGCGACGATGTGCGCGGGCTGCGCGATCGGGTTGACGAGCTCCCAGTCCACGTAGGGGGTCTCGTACTTCAGGGTGATCGTGCGGTTGTCGTTGCTCACCGTCGGGAAGTCGGTGGCGTCGACGCCGGCGGTCGAGCCTGCGATCTGGAAGTACTGCGTGCCGCTGGAGACGTTGCCCTCGTCGTCGAACTTCGCCGAGTCGTAGTGACCGGAGGCGATCGCCCAGGCGAGGATCATGTCGTCAGCGGTGACGGGCTGGCCGTCGGACCACTTGTCGTCCTTGTTGAGCGTGTACTTGACGGTCAGCGGGTCGTCCGAGGTCTTCTCGAACGTGCCGAACTTGTCGTCGTGCACGATCTTGTAGTTGTTGTCGATGTACTGGAAACCGGTTCCGTACGATCCGTTCAGGTAGCCGACCTGGCCGTTGGTGTCCAGGTTGCCCTGAGGCGTCTGCGAGTTGAACGAGGTGAAGTCGTTGACGACCGCAACCGTCACGGTGCCGCCCTTGGCAGCGGACGAGGTGCTGGTGCTGCCGGACGTGGTGCAGGCCGACAGTGCGAGTGCTGCGACGCCTGCGACGGCGACCGCGCTGACCGCGTACCTCACCCTTCTTCCGTTGATGTGCAATGTTCCTCCTGTGCGAAGTGTGCGACGGTGCAGGCGTGCGAGAGTGCCTGTCCCGCGCGGGATAAGAATGACCCTAGGTATCGTCGCCAGCGATTGCAAAACAGGTCGGGAAAACGTTACATAGTGGTAACTCAGTCGGCGGATTCCTGCGCGAAGCGCACAAAAACGATGGATTCGGCCGTGCAATGCAACGATCCATCCATTTGGCGGTGACGCCGGCGGGACGGCGGG is drawn from Leifsonia shinshuensis and contains these coding sequences:
- a CDS encoding ABC transporter permease gives rise to the protein MSTDTRIADELQAPSAPPVSQGKLIWKRFLSNKIAVASAVLFILILIFSISAIGLGPIHGWWKYTYTELNDQVQQGAPTWEHPFGQDRIGKDYFALTMRGIQNSILVMIVLGLIASVVGVVVGAVAGYFRGVVDAILMRITDVFIVIPALVIGSVVGHIFGGLGAFFLALMLGFFSWMGIARLVRGEFLSLREREFVEAARVAGASDSRIIFKHILPNAIGVVIVASTLIMASAILLETALSYLGYGIQPPDVSLGLLISSNQSAFQTRPWLFWWPGAFIVTLALLVNFVGDGLRDAFDPRHRRFNLRKMREQEPEEGEGDGGTPRTGAALAEDVL
- a CDS encoding ABC transporter permease — its product is MASFILRRLLVSVLIIIAASFLMYMLVAYSADPLQDLRSSNSPNKTQLINARIQLLQLDVVPPLRWLLWLGGAAKCLIPFANACDLGSTISNAKVTDILPQALGSTVQLVTVALILAILLGVTIGIVTALRQYSGLDNVVTFLSFFLYSLPAFLVAVLLKEFVAIGFNNFLAHPVIPWWVALIIGIVAGLIWQSLIGGDRRRRLITFVVSTVATAGVLLLMSVMNWFLFPGLGPVVMIILIGATVIGTTALISGLQNRRALIAAGITGAVSLVCYFALQPLFDVSTVGTIVILAIVSIIVSLAIGWFVGGYDRGQNMRIAVIVAIVSGFFIIVDRFMQAWPQYFQDTNGRPIATVGSSTPGLDGDMWVTGLDTFTHLLLPTIALLLISFASYTRYSRAGMLEVLNQDFIRTARAKGLPERTVVVRHAFRNMLIPITTLVAFDVGALLGGAIITEKVFAIPGMGSLFNLGLSRGDLNPVMAYFLVIAAMAILFNFLADLAYAALDPRVRVR
- a CDS encoding PH domain-containing protein, translating into MPYVSPAGREVFVSRFNRVLAVLIWAAAAALTVGLLVSVHDARLLYIVPVALFAFIAWAMLWRPLLVVADEGLTLVNVTQTVSIPWEALIAVDTKYALTLYTPGRKFPVWSAPAPGTTRTLRATRTETKGRVGRPSVDDSLRRPGDLLATESGAAAEVVRRRWADLQESGAIEAGRADETPVGIRWHVASLIALVLLAAGSVAALLLA
- a CDS encoding ABC transporter ATP-binding protein, producing MTETTTGRATAATGGPVLEVTGLSVDFGVDNMWVPAAKDLNYQIKAGEVLAIVGESGSGKSASSMAILDLLPKNSRVRGSIKLDGRELTGLSQPQMRRVRGRQVAVIFQEPMTALNPVYTVGFQIVETLRIHFGMSPHEAKERALELLAMVELPDPKKAFNSYPHQLSGGQRQRAMIAQSISCDPKLLIADEPTTALDVTVQAEILELLRSLRDRLDSAILLITHDMGVVADLADNIVVMRKGDIVEAGTVADVFAEPKHPYTIALLDAVPHLGQREDEEIDTTAALAAGTEHPDASFTERIRANERAAQAEHEKAEMDKRQVVVDFRDVAIEYPKHGRVPAFRAASNIDLKIHEGEVVGLVGESGSGKTTLGRAAIGLLPIHSGQLVVAGQDISNAGRDEIRKLHRNVGIVFQDPSSSLNPRLQISDSIAEPLRLAKGLKGAELSKEVDRLLDSVELPRAYRSRFPHELSGGQKQRVGIARALSLKPQVLIADEPTSALDVSVQARVLQLMQTLQKEMNFACLFITHDLAVIDVLADRIAVMHHGRLVEVGTRDEILRYPKEAYTQRLLAAVPLPDPEQQRARRALRLELLAAGADETGAVPAVPQEPQQPEPPVAQGL
- a CDS encoding ABC transporter family substrate-binding protein is translated as MHINGRRVRYAVSAVAVAGVAALALSACTTSGSTSTSSAAKGGTVTVAVVNDFTSFNSQTPQGNLDTNGQVGYLNGSYGTGFQYIDNNYKIVHDDKFGTFEKTSDDPLTVKYTLNKDDKWSDGQPVTADDMILAWAIASGHYDSAKFDDEGNVSSGTQYFQIAGSTAGVDATDFPTVSNDNRTITLKYETPYVDWELVNPIAQPAHIVAKKAGLSSAADLTKLLKGLPKGDPANPAPADPTLKKAADFVNTGYDVTAFPTDKDLLVSSGPFVVSSWTPGQSLTMTPNKYYAGGLKPNVDKIVFRIIPDANAQVTALQNGEVDIINPQASADTITALKQTSAKILTGAQASYDHLDLNFGSPVFADAKVREAFLKTIPRQQILDSIVTPVDSKAKVLDSQIFLPNQEQYEGSVKQNGSDKYSKVDIDGAKALLAGATPTVRILYNTNNPNRVDEFQSIQASAAKAGIKVVDAGSPDWSKLLPGGDYDASLFGWISPGAGTTQLPQVFASQGGGNYNRYTGTNDLALKSQTTLDKDELTKIEYQIDKKAFADAYGLPLFQLPGVFATTSRVQGVKYNGGQSGPFWNFWEWTVKSSSSK